The following coding sequences lie in one uncultured Mailhella sp. genomic window:
- the nrdD gene encoding anaerobic ribonucleoside-triphosphate reductase, with protein sequence MIHCKSDVAATTDQILVGSNVKFERIRRITGYLVGTLDRFNDGKAAEERDRVKHCSMDNWK encoded by the coding sequence ATGATCCATTGCAAGTCCGATGTGGCTGCCACCACCGATCAGATTCTCGTCGGTTCCAATGTCAAGTTCGAGCGTATCCGCCGCATCACCGGTTACCTCGTAGGTACTCTCGACCGCTTCAACGACGGCAAGGCCGCGGAAGAGCGTGATCGCGTCAAGCACTGCAGCATGGACAATTGGAAGTAA
- the nrdG gene encoding anaerobic ribonucleoside-triphosphate reductase activating protein codes for MDALKDIMLRVAGVIEESIVDGPGLRFVLFLQGCRTHCKGCQNPQTWDFNGGTLVSAEDVLARIQGDPLVHGITFSGGEPFEQAQALLPLAAELKRRGYHLMAFSGYTFEQLLPKPGCRELLSLLDLLVDGPFIEEEKSLELRFRGSRNQRILNLAASRDAGWTPVLDALNGPIER; via the coding sequence ATGGACGCTCTGAAGGACATCATGCTGCGCGTGGCTGGCGTCATCGAGGAGTCCATCGTCGATGGACCGGGGCTCCGCTTCGTGCTTTTTCTTCAGGGCTGCCGCACGCACTGCAAAGGCTGCCAGAATCCCCAGACCTGGGACTTCAACGGAGGCACGCTGGTTTCGGCTGAGGACGTTCTGGCCCGCATTCAGGGCGATCCCCTGGTTCACGGCATCACCTTCAGCGGCGGCGAGCCCTTTGAGCAGGCGCAGGCGCTGCTGCCTCTGGCCGCCGAACTGAAGCGGCGCGGCTATCATCTCATGGCGTTCAGCGGCTACACCTTCGAGCAGCTTCTGCCGAAGCCCGGCTGTCGCGAATTGCTTTCCCTTCTGGATCTTCTTGTGGACGGACCGTTCATTGAGGAGGAAAAATCGCTGGAGCTGCGTTTCCGCGGCTCGCGCAATCAGCGCATTCTGAATCTGGCCGCGTCCAGAGACGCCGGCTGGACGCCCGTGCTGGACGCGCTGAACGGGCCTATCGAGCGCTAG
- a CDS encoding putative sulfate exporter family transporter, protein MANENIVVDDGRAKWSDLWLKEDYWAIWIGFFILIISGLIMMNGRADIEAQLSKYDAVIAAEKAKPIKTIELIQAQAGKKAVAGNKLPAAKTIIGYLKTPAKWSGNPMNSFVTHADESAKPAAEAAAKAAAEALTVAKAAQDAASAASFQNADLNKVAETAIADWQKADSAASKAKAKIGSDTNLIPSLIILGISLGVITAVGMGVMGANVVQYFIGFIGVYVLCVFANFLGGYKPTATYGLNAEIWSIIVGMVVANTIGTPKWMKPAVQVEYFIKAGLVLLGAEVLFNKILAIGIPGIFVAWVVTPIVLISTYIFGQTVLKMPSKTLNITISADMSVCGTSAAIAVAAACRAKKEELTLSVGLSMVFTAIMMIAMPAFIKAVGMPEVLGGAWIGGTIDATGSVAAAGAFIGPKALQVAATIKMIQNVLIGVSAFCVAIYFATKVEAHEEGTKVGPMEIWNRFPKFVIGFLAASIVLSTIAGNLGADLGNALISNGTNKITVPLRGWFFALAFISIGLATNFKELAGYFKGGKPIILYVCGQSFNLALTLLMAWIMFYKVFPEITASI, encoded by the coding sequence ATGGCTAATGAGAACATAGTCGTTGACGATGGCCGTGCAAAATGGTCTGACCTCTGGCTGAAGGAAGACTATTGGGCGATCTGGATCGGTTTCTTCATCCTGATCATTTCCGGTCTCATCATGATGAACGGCCGTGCCGACATCGAAGCCCAGCTCAGCAAGTACGACGCTGTCATCGCCGCTGAGAAGGCCAAGCCCATCAAAACCATCGAACTGATTCAGGCCCAGGCCGGCAAGAAGGCCGTGGCCGGCAACAAGCTGCCCGCCGCCAAGACCATCATCGGCTACCTCAAGACTCCCGCCAAGTGGTCCGGCAATCCGATGAACTCCTTCGTGACGCACGCGGACGAATCGGCCAAGCCCGCCGCTGAAGCCGCCGCCAAGGCTGCCGCCGAAGCTCTCACCGTCGCCAAGGCCGCGCAGGACGCCGCTTCCGCCGCCTCCTTCCAGAACGCCGACCTGAACAAGGTTGCCGAAACCGCCATCGCCGACTGGCAGAAGGCCGACAGCGCCGCTTCCAAGGCCAAGGCCAAGATCGGTTCCGACACCAACCTCATTCCCAGCCTCATCATTCTCGGCATCAGCCTGGGCGTGATCACCGCCGTCGGCATGGGCGTCATGGGCGCCAACGTCGTTCAGTACTTCATCGGCTTCATCGGCGTGTACGTGCTGTGCGTGTTCGCGAACTTCCTCGGCGGCTACAAGCCCACGGCCACCTACGGCCTCAACGCCGAAATCTGGTCCATCATCGTCGGCATGGTGGTGGCCAACACCATCGGCACGCCCAAGTGGATGAAGCCCGCCGTGCAGGTGGAATACTTCATCAAGGCCGGCCTCGTGCTGCTCGGCGCCGAAGTGCTCTTCAACAAGATTCTCGCCATCGGCATCCCCGGCATCTTCGTGGCTTGGGTGGTGACGCCCATCGTGCTCATCTCCACCTACATCTTCGGCCAGACCGTGCTGAAGATGCCCTCCAAGACCCTGAACATCACCATTTCGGCCGACATGTCCGTGTGCGGCACCTCCGCCGCCATCGCCGTGGCCGCCGCCTGCCGCGCCAAGAAGGAAGAACTGACCCTCTCCGTCGGCCTCTCCATGGTGTTCACCGCCATCATGATGATCGCCATGCCTGCCTTCATCAAGGCCGTGGGCATGCCTGAAGTGCTCGGCGGCGCCTGGATCGGCGGCACCATCGACGCCACGGGCTCCGTGGCCGCCGCTGGCGCCTTCATCGGTCCCAAGGCTCTGCAGGTCGCCGCTACCATCAAGATGATCCAGAACGTGCTCATCGGCGTGAGCGCCTTCTGCGTGGCCATCTACTTCGCCACCAAGGTCGAAGCCCATGAAGAAGGCACGAAGGTCGGTCCCATGGAAATCTGGAACCGCTTCCCCAAGTTCGTCATCGGCTTCCTCGCTGCCTCCATCGTGCTGTCCACCATCGCCGGCAACCTCGGCGCTGATCTCGGCAACGCCCTGATCTCCAACGGCACCAACAAGATCACCGTGCCTCTGCGCGGCTGGTTCTTCGCCCTGGCCTTCATCTCCATCGGTCTGGCCACCAACTTCAAGGAACTCGCCGGCTACTTCAAGGGCGGCAAGCCCATCATCCTGTACGTCTGCGGTCAGTCCTTCAACCTGGCTCTGACCCTGCTGATGGCCTGGATCATGTTCTACAAGGTGTTCCCGGAAATCACCGCCAGCATCTAA
- a CDS encoding tetratricopeptide repeat protein: MKDRYTDIHEYIHDLQAEIEKDPKCAIHHYNLGVAMLSLGDYAEAEECFLNAVRNSGHMAEAFVQLGGLCLRRGDLDGCMQYNKEAAQCRAKFPVAWGNIGFVHLQKGEVDEAIAALHKALTWDPKYLQARATFASALYMKGEYEKSAEMSRMVIQQEPSFAPAWNNLSLACFELGEVEKAKEYAEKACEFGYDVADDYWKLLTEACEKAEEKSSGESA; the protein is encoded by the coding sequence ATGAAAGACCGTTATACCGATATTCACGAATATATTCACGATCTTCAGGCAGAAATCGAAAAGGATCCCAAGTGCGCCATCCACCACTACAATCTCGGGGTGGCCATGCTCTCTCTCGGCGACTACGCCGAGGCTGAGGAATGCTTTCTGAACGCCGTTCGCAACTCCGGTCACATGGCCGAAGCGTTCGTGCAGCTCGGCGGACTCTGCCTGCGCCGCGGCGATCTCGACGGCTGCATGCAGTACAACAAGGAAGCGGCCCAGTGCCGTGCCAAGTTCCCGGTCGCCTGGGGCAACATCGGCTTCGTGCATCTGCAGAAGGGCGAAGTGGACGAGGCCATTGCCGCCCTGCACAAGGCCCTGACCTGGGATCCCAAGTATCTGCAGGCCCGCGCCACCTTCGCTTCCGCCCTGTACATGAAGGGCGAATACGAAAAAAGCGCCGAAATGAGCCGCATGGTCATTCAGCAGGAACCCTCCTTCGCTCCCGCGTGGAACAACCTCTCGCTGGCCTGCTTTGAGCTCGGCGAAGTGGAAAAGGCCAAGGAATACGCGGAAAAAGCGTGTGAATTCGGTTACGATGTCGCCGACGACTACTGGAAGCTTCTCACGGAGGCCTGCGAGAAGGCGGAAGAAAAGTCTTCCGGCGAATCTGCGTAA
- a CDS encoding YkgJ family cysteine cluster protein, with product MTNPELDAIFQEYEQLAAQADQLFERVKNQYPEEVACASGCSSCCHAAFDLSLVEAMALNRAFNKEFDFGIRRSAVLQAAGDADRQLARLKHHYFQQARQGMSDEEIMVEAAKERVRCPLLGLDDTCLLYEHRPITCRLYGISTSIHGKAHVCGECRFKKGQAYPTVALDRIQDRLADMSRRIGAAIGSRFRELHRVYVPVSMALITKYDDAYLGVGPIPKE from the coding sequence ATGACCAACCCGGAATTGGACGCTATTTTTCAGGAATATGAACAGCTTGCCGCGCAGGCCGATCAGCTTTTCGAGCGAGTGAAGAACCAGTATCCTGAAGAGGTGGCCTGCGCCTCGGGCTGCAGCAGCTGCTGCCATGCGGCCTTCGATCTTTCCCTTGTGGAGGCCATGGCGCTGAACCGGGCGTTCAACAAGGAATTTGACTTCGGCATTCGTCGTTCCGCCGTGCTTCAGGCCGCGGGCGACGCCGACCGGCAGCTTGCCCGGCTGAAGCATCACTATTTCCAGCAGGCCAGACAGGGCATGTCCGACGAAGAAATCATGGTGGAAGCCGCCAAAGAACGGGTGCGCTGCCCTCTTCTCGGACTCGACGACACCTGCCTGCTTTATGAGCACCGGCCCATCACCTGCCGGCTCTACGGCATTTCCACCTCCATACACGGCAAGGCGCATGTGTGTGGAGAATGCCGCTTCAAAAAAGGACAGGCCTACCCCACCGTGGCTCTCGACCGCATTCAGGATCGTCTGGCCGACATGAGCCGCCGCATCGGCGCGGCCATAGGCTCCCGCTTCCGCGAACTGCACCGCGTGTACGTTCCGGTGTCCATGGCGCTCATCACCAAGTACGATGACGCCTATCTCGGCGTCGGTCCCATTCCCAAGGAGTAG
- a CDS encoding 4Fe-4S dicluster domain-containing protein produces the protein MRRCRLTACVAQAIPHASDTPDGVSAQLGIINLRRTLFGRTLEAVMGYKITFDADKCVGCGQCVDICPVSVWEMHDGKSDPVNAEECLGCESCTGVCEHDAITIEED, from the coding sequence TTGAGGAGATGCCGCTTGACAGCGTGTGTCGCACAGGCTATCCCTCATGCATCGGATACTCCGGACGGCGTATCCGCTCAACTCGGAATTATTAACTTGCGCCGAACTTTGTTCGGCCGAACACTGGAGGCTGTTATGGGCTACAAGATTACTTTTGATGCGGACAAGTGCGTCGGCTGCGGCCAGTGCGTGGACATCTGCCCCGTTTCCGTTTGGGAAATGCACGACGGCAAGAGCGATCCCGTGAACGCTGAAGAATGCCTGGGCTGCGAATCCTGCACCGGCGTTTGCGAACACGACGCCATCACCATCGAAGAAGACTAA
- the thrC gene encoding threonine synthase, translating into MSQDFPTRRARMEYVCMNCGHRHPVDALLYTCPDCGGVLLLEDLDFDDMKAKGAQYWRDLFDARRATRTTALRGVFRFYELMAPVLEEEDIVYLGEGDTPIVEASAALQARVGRRFAYKNDGMNPSASFKDRGMAGAYSYLRSLVRRNGWKEVLTICASTGDTSAAAAMYGAYVGAPIRTVVLLPHGKVTPAQLSQPLGSGAQVLEVPGVFDDCMKVVEYLAEHYRVALLNSKNSWRVLGQESYAYEVAQWYAWNMKDKALFMPIGNAGNITSMISACLKMYRLGIIEELPHIVGVQSEHADPVWRYYSQPREKREYHAVTVQPSVAQAAMIGNPVSFPRVRNLVEKFEALGGRFDVVQVTEQAIMDSMILANRHGHIACTQGGESFAGMLKAQELGLLGENEFCVLDSTAHALKFAGFQNMYFEDSFPAEYGVKARPELVNHPKLLLTAEERAALPAGEFTRAAALAVAKAAGLQAAE; encoded by the coding sequence ATGTCACAGGATTTCCCCACGCGCCGCGCGCGCATGGAATACGTATGCATGAACTGCGGCCATCGCCATCCGGTGGACGCCCTGCTCTACACCTGCCCCGACTGCGGAGGAGTCCTTCTTCTTGAGGATCTCGACTTCGACGACATGAAGGCAAAGGGCGCGCAGTACTGGCGCGATCTGTTCGACGCCCGCCGAGCCACCCGTACCACGGCCCTGCGCGGGGTGTTCCGCTTCTACGAACTCATGGCTCCCGTTCTGGAAGAAGAAGACATCGTGTACCTCGGCGAAGGCGACACGCCCATCGTCGAGGCGTCGGCGGCGCTTCAGGCCAGGGTGGGACGCCGCTTCGCCTACAAGAACGACGGCATGAATCCCAGCGCCTCGTTCAAGGACCGCGGCATGGCCGGCGCGTACAGCTATCTCAGGTCGCTCGTGCGCAGAAACGGCTGGAAGGAAGTGCTCACCATCTGCGCCTCCACGGGCGATACTTCGGCCGCGGCGGCCATGTACGGGGCCTATGTGGGCGCGCCCATCCGCACCGTGGTGCTGCTGCCCCACGGCAAGGTAACCCCCGCCCAGCTTTCCCAGCCGCTCGGCTCCGGCGCGCAGGTGCTGGAAGTGCCCGGCGTGTTCGACGACTGCATGAAGGTGGTCGAATACCTCGCCGAACACTACCGCGTGGCCCTTCTCAATTCCAAGAACAGCTGGCGCGTGCTCGGTCAGGAATCCTACGCCTACGAAGTGGCTCAGTGGTACGCCTGGAACATGAAGGACAAGGCGCTCTTCATGCCCATAGGCAACGCGGGCAACATCACGTCCATGATTTCCGCCTGTCTCAAGATGTATCGCCTCGGCATCATTGAAGAACTTCCGCACATTGTGGGCGTGCAGTCCGAACACGCCGATCCGGTGTGGAGATACTACAGCCAGCCCAGGGAAAAGCGCGAATACCATGCCGTGACGGTGCAGCCCAGCGTGGCGCAGGCCGCCATGATAGGCAATCCGGTGTCCTTCCCCCGGGTGCGCAATCTCGTGGAGAAGTTCGAGGCGCTCGGCGGCCGCTTCGACGTGGTGCAGGTGACCGAACAGGCCATCATGGACTCCATGATTCTGGCCAACCGCCACGGACACATCGCCTGCACGCAGGGCGGCGAAAGCTTTGCCGGCATGCTGAAGGCGCAGGAACTCGGCCTGCTCGGCGAGAACGAATTCTGCGTGCTCGACTCCACGGCGCACGCCCTGAAGTTCGCCGGATTCCAGAACATGTATTTTGAAGACTCCTTCCCCGCCGAATACGGCGTGAAGGCCCGGCCGGAACTGGTGAATCATCCGAAGCTGCTGCTCACGGCCGAAGAGCGCGCCGCGCTGCCCGCCGGAGAGTTCACCAGAGCCGCGGCGCTGGCGGTGGCGAAGGCCGCCGGTCTCCAGGCCGCGGAATGA
- the hisF gene encoding imidazole glycerol phosphate synthase subunit HisF, which yields MSHLSKRLIPCLDVRNGRLTKGVKFAGNVDIGDPVETARRYYEEGADEIVFYDITASCEARGIFLDVVEKVASNIFIPFSVGGGIASVEDMRAVLLAGAEKVSVNSAAVKDPYLISRGADAFGSQAVVVGMDVKQVPVSEACPSGYEIVIHGGRKPMGIDAIAWARRCEELGAGELCVNSIDADGTLDGYELNLTRKICDAVTIPVIASGGAGAPQHLVDAVTRGGASAALVASIVHYGQYTIAELKDYMEKAGVPVRRI from the coding sequence ATCAGCCATCTGAGCAAACGACTCATTCCCTGCCTCGACGTGCGCAACGGACGCCTCACCAAGGGCGTCAAGTTCGCGGGCAACGTGGACATCGGCGATCCGGTGGAAACCGCCCGCCGCTACTATGAGGAAGGCGCGGACGAAATAGTCTTCTACGACATTACGGCCTCCTGCGAGGCGCGCGGCATCTTTCTCGACGTGGTCGAAAAGGTGGCGAGCAACATTTTCATTCCGTTTTCCGTGGGTGGAGGCATCGCTTCCGTGGAGGACATGCGCGCCGTGCTGCTCGCAGGCGCGGAAAAGGTGTCCGTGAACTCGGCGGCCGTGAAGGATCCCTACCTCATCAGCCGCGGCGCCGACGCCTTCGGTTCGCAGGCCGTGGTGGTGGGCATGGACGTGAAGCAGGTGCCTGTGAGCGAAGCCTGCCCTTCTGGCTATGAAATCGTCATTCACGGCGGCCGCAAGCCCATGGGAATAGACGCCATAGCCTGGGCGCGTCGCTGCGAAGAACTCGGCGCGGGCGAGCTGTGCGTGAACTCCATCGACGCCGACGGCACCCTCGACGGCTACGAGCTCAACCTGACCCGCAAAATCTGCGACGCCGTGACCATTCCCGTCATCGCTTCCGGCGGCGCGGGCGCGCCGCAGCATCTTGTGGACGCCGTCACCCGCGGCGGCGCTTCCGCGGCGCTCGTGGCCTCCATCGTTCATTACGGCCAGTACACCATCGCCGAGCTGAAGGACTACATGGAAAAGGCCGGCGTGCCGGTGCGCCGGATCTAA
- the hisH gene encoding imidazole glycerol phosphate synthase subunit HisH encodes MLAILDYKAGNQTSVLRALRSLDIPAEITSDPSVILAAEGVIFPGVGAAGQAMNQLVSTGMDKVLREVVARGKPLLGICLGCQILLERSEENNAETLGIVPGECRRFRPEWRDGGEPIRIPHMGWNTLEVRRPSRLLEGVSPDARFYFVHSYYTVPAPELVIATCRYGVEFTAMYGRPGLWAVQFHPEKSGRPGLALLTNFYRYCQEAARV; translated from the coding sequence ATGCTTGCCATTCTCGATTACAAGGCGGGGAACCAGACCAGCGTTCTGAGGGCGCTGCGTTCTCTGGACATACCCGCCGAAATTACGTCCGATCCTTCGGTCATTCTTGCCGCGGAAGGCGTGATCTTTCCCGGCGTGGGCGCGGCCGGTCAGGCCATGAATCAGCTCGTCTCCACGGGCATGGACAAGGTGCTGCGCGAGGTGGTCGCCAGAGGCAAGCCCCTGCTCGGCATCTGCCTCGGCTGCCAGATTCTGCTCGAACGCAGCGAGGAAAACAACGCCGAAACGCTCGGCATCGTGCCCGGCGAATGCCGTCGCTTCCGGCCGGAATGGCGCGACGGCGGGGAACCCATCCGCATTCCGCACATGGGCTGGAACACCCTTGAGGTGCGCCGTCCCTCGCGGCTTCTGGAAGGAGTTTCTCCCGACGCCCGTTTCTATTTCGTGCACAGCTACTACACCGTTCCCGCGCCGGAGCTCGTCATCGCCACGTGCCGCTACGGCGTGGAGTTCACGGCCATGTACGGACGTCCGGGCCTGTGGGCCGTGCAGTTTCATCCGGAAAAGAGCGGCCGCCCCGGGCTTGCGCTGCTGACGAACTTCTACCGCTATTGTCAGGAGGCCGCCCGTGTCTGA
- a CDS encoding aspartate-semialdehyde dehydrogenase → MKKSLNVAVCGATGAVGREMLKTLAERHFPCASITALASARSAGTRVPFGDDEITVKELTKDSFKGIDLAIFSAGGSVSTEFAPYAVASGCVVVDNSSAWRMDDRCPLVIPEVNPDDLEKHNGIIANPNCSTIQMLVALKPLHDAAKIKRIIVTTMQAVSGTGKKGIDELETQVRRLFNMQDVEPKAYPHQIAFNCLPHIDVFQANDYTKEEMKMVNETHKMLDPNIRVTATCVRVPVFYGHSESVNIETEKKLTAAEARVILSQAPGVQVVDNPRANLYPLAIDAAGEDDVFVGRIREDESCDNSLNMWIVADNVRKGAALNAVQIGEELLKRDLVSVVNPKMFL, encoded by the coding sequence ATGAAGAAGTCCCTGAACGTTGCTGTGTGCGGCGCTACCGGCGCCGTCGGCCGCGAAATGCTTAAAACCCTTGCCGAACGCCATTTTCCCTGCGCTTCCATCACCGCTCTCGCCTCCGCCCGTTCCGCCGGAACCCGCGTTCCCTTCGGAGACGACGAAATTACGGTCAAGGAACTGACGAAGGACTCCTTCAAGGGCATTGATCTGGCCATCTTTTCCGCCGGCGGCAGCGTATCCACCGAATTTGCGCCCTACGCCGTGGCGTCCGGCTGCGTGGTGGTGGACAATTCCAGCGCCTGGCGCATGGACGACCGCTGCCCCCTCGTCATTCCCGAAGTGAACCCCGACGATCTGGAAAAGCACAACGGCATCATCGCCAACCCCAACTGCTCCACCATTCAGATGCTGGTGGCCCTCAAGCCCCTGCACGACGCTGCCAAGATCAAGCGCATCATCGTGACCACCATGCAGGCCGTGAGCGGCACGGGCAAGAAGGGCATCGACGAACTCGAAACCCAGGTGCGCCGCCTCTTCAACATGCAGGATGTCGAACCCAAGGCCTACCCTCATCAGATCGCCTTCAACTGCCTGCCCCACATCGACGTCTTCCAGGCCAACGACTACACCAAGGAAGAAATGAAGATGGTGAACGAAACGCACAAGATGCTCGATCCGAACATCCGCGTCACCGCCACGTGCGTCCGCGTTCCCGTGTTCTACGGCCATTCCGAATCCGTGAACATTGAAACGGAAAAGAAGCTCACCGCCGCCGAAGCCCGCGTCATTCTTTCCCAGGCTCCCGGCGTGCAGGTGGTGGACAACCCCCGCGCCAATCTCTATCCGCTCGCCATCGACGCCGCCGGCGAAGACGACGTGTTCGTGGGCCGCATTCGTGAAGACGAAAGCTGCGACAACTCCCTGAACATGTGGATCGTGGCCGACAACGTGCGTAAGGGCGCTGCTCTCAACGCCGTGCAGATCGGCGAAGAACTGCTCAAGCGCGACCTCGTTTCCGTAGTCAATCCCAAGATGTTCCTGTAG
- the hisG gene encoding ATP phosphoribosyltransferase → MKAQLKLGIPKGSLEEATIALFDRAGWKIHKHVRNYFPDIDDPELTARLCRVQEIPEYIQNGILDVALTGKDWLEERGVSYGGKEDSDAPVVVISDLVYSKVSNRKARWVLAVAGDSPYQCAADLEGKRISTELVGVSTRYFEKKGVPVQINYSWGATEAKVVEGLADAIVEVTETETTIRAHGLRVIDEVMASNTVLIANRDVWNDPDSRRKIEQIDLLLQGALRAESFVCLKMNAPTARLDAILGLLPALNSPTVASLRDPAWVSLETVVDTHVVRDLIPQLHALGAEGILEYSLNKVI, encoded by the coding sequence ATGAAAGCTCAGCTCAAGCTCGGCATTCCCAAAGGTTCTCTGGAAGAAGCCACCATCGCCCTTTTCGACAGAGCCGGGTGGAAGATTCATAAACATGTCCGCAACTATTTTCCCGATATCGACGATCCTGAACTGACGGCCCGTCTGTGCCGCGTGCAGGAAATTCCCGAATACATTCAGAACGGCATTCTCGACGTGGCCCTCACCGGCAAGGACTGGCTGGAAGAGCGCGGCGTTTCCTACGGCGGCAAGGAAGACAGCGACGCCCCCGTGGTGGTGATTTCCGACCTCGTGTATTCCAAGGTGTCGAACCGCAAGGCCCGCTGGGTGCTCGCCGTGGCCGGCGATTCCCCCTATCAGTGCGCGGCCGACCTGGAAGGCAAGCGCATTTCCACGGAACTTGTGGGCGTAAGCACCCGCTATTTCGAGAAGAAAGGCGTGCCGGTTCAGATTAATTATTCCTGGGGCGCGACCGAAGCCAAGGTTGTGGAAGGTCTGGCCGACGCCATCGTGGAAGTGACGGAAACCGAAACCACCATTCGCGCGCACGGCCTGCGCGTCATCGACGAAGTGATGGCCAGCAACACCGTGCTCATCGCCAACCGCGACGTGTGGAACGACCCCGACAGCCGCCGCAAGATCGAGCAGATTGATCTGCTCCTGCAGGGCGCGCTGCGCGCGGAAAGCTTCGTCTGCCTCAAGATGAACGCGCCCACCGCCCGTCTTGACGCCATTCTCGGCCTGCTGCCCGCCCTGAATTCCCCCACCGTGGCCTCGCTGCGCGATCCGGCCTGGGTGTCGCTGGAAACCGTGGTGGACACTCACGTGGTGCGTGATCTGATTCCTCAGCTGCATGCGCTGGGTGCGGAAGGCATTCTGGAATACAGCCTGAACAAGGTCATCTAG
- the hisI gene encoding phosphoribosyl-AMP cyclohydrolase — translation MKFQAPSDFVPDFSKSGGLIAAVAQDAATGEVLMLAWMNREAWDATLATGEAHYWSRSRQKLWHKGESSGNVQIVKAIRLDCDSDAVVLEIEQVGGSACHTGRSSCFYRRLTPGSSEATICCPQVFDPAEVYKK, via the coding sequence ATGAAGTTTCAAGCTCCGTCCGACTTCGTTCCCGATTTTTCCAAGTCCGGAGGTCTCATCGCCGCCGTGGCGCAGGACGCCGCCACCGGCGAAGTGCTCATGCTTGCCTGGATGAACCGGGAAGCCTGGGACGCCACGCTCGCCACCGGCGAGGCCCATTACTGGAGCCGCAGCCGTCAGAAGCTGTGGCACAAGGGAGAAAGTTCCGGCAACGTTCAGATAGTTAAGGCCATCCGCCTCGACTGCGATTCCGACGCCGTGGTGCTGGAAATCGAGCAGGTGGGCGGTTCCGCCTGCCACACCGGCAGAAGCAGCTGTTTTTATCGGCGGCTCACGCCCGGCAGCTCCGAAGCGACCATCTGCTGCCCGCAGGTGTTTGATCCTGCAGAAGTGTACAAGAAGTGA